The Deinococcus wulumuqiensis R12 genome has a window encoding:
- a CDS encoding CatA-like O-acetyltransferase, with the protein MAAAFFPKGPAPAHAVNLSIAPWLDFSAFNLDYGRDYLLPVFTAGRFTEEAGRVTLPLAVQANHAACDGWHVAEFFRVLDEELAFTAAPR; encoded by the coding sequence ATTGCTGCCGCTTTCTTTCCCAAAGGCCCGGCCCCGGCGCATGCGGTCAACCTGTCTATTGCGCCCTGGTTGGACTTTTCGGCGTTCAACCTGGACTACGGGCGCGATTATCTGCTGCCGGTGTTCACGGCGGGACGCTTCACAGAGGAGGCCGGGCGCGTCACTCTGCCGCTGGCGGTGCAGGCGAACCACGCGGCGTGCGACGGCTGGCATGTGGCGGAGTTTTTCCGGGTGCTGGACGAGGAACTGGCTTTTACCGCTGCTCCCCGGTAA